The DNA segment TCCAATTACATTAAACTCGAATGAAAGATAAGATAATTGCTCACAACCATAGGGAAAGAAGCCCTTGTTGAAGAAACAATGGTAGATAGGTCCCTACGCATCCAAAGTTGTCACAAAAGAGTTcaatttagaatattttttctctccttaATAGGTCTATTTAAAAGCCTAAAAACAAGGAATAGGTCCAAGCTCaactaaaaatagaattaaatatatttaaacataattCTGACACACCCCACACCGGTGTGCCTATGCCTCACACCGGTGTGGGTACGCTCACAAGGGTGTTGAAGGCGCACTAGAAGAGAAAATGCATGTCAAGAGTGCCCACAACACTGTGGCTCAATCCGCAGAAAATGTATGTCAGTTGTTCGCCtattggcaagtgtaccgatGTGTACAAATAgtatataaaacggtaagattGAGTATTGTATCCACTTGAAATTTGTTTCACCTAGATTATGTATATTCAGTAtgtaaacactttttaacttgaaaataaaataaagatacaaTGATGGATAAGTTTTCTGCAATGTGTTAAACTACTTAGATAATGGCAAAATAAACTCAAAGTTGTAAAGATGCGATAAATATCAAGATAAAAGCGTTAGGGGAGTTTTCTATTGAACTTTCTCTTGccgtataaaatatttttctctatttaatgctATTCTAGCGCTCTTGCACCAAGTAAATACTCAGACCATGATTCCTCACAAGAATGAGCTTAACTCTCTTAGTTTTTGTCcttgattcctcaacaaactcGTTCTAAAAGAGTTGCAATACGCATAGAGTGAAATCATACTAGATTACTGCATTCTATTCCTAGAAACTATTCCTAGAAACTGTATAAGTAAATGTAATCTTCATTTTTGGGTAAtctaatatataaaagatttaaGACCCCTTATCATGAAATTACTATTTGGATgtatatagttttttaaaatttcccaagttttttttatgttgtatttCAAGGGAAGACTTTAATTGTATCTGGTTTAGCTGAATCAAAGAAAGAACATGGAGTTGAACTACTTAATAAGCTGGAAGCTGGTATAGATGAGCTTGATCTGATAGTATAGGATAGGAATCGAGATGCAGTTGCACCAAAACAGAAAGAGCTTCTTCAATATGTTGAAGGGTAAGTATCTCAATTATTACTAAATCACTTACATAAACCACACAAAGACCTTATCCTTCCAGAAATGCGCCCTCTCGTTTTCCCGGTaataaaaatcactttttcTTCACTGTACCTTCATATTTGCTCTGCCCCTTTTGTTTCCCagaatctttctttttttatattattctttcatttttgctcattttgtttttcttgtataTAAATAATCAGGGGAAAAGCTAGAACTTCAAAAGAGTgcgtctttttattttctttcatattttatatttgtctaTTTCATTTGGTGTTCGTTAGCTACAACTTTAACACTGACACGTATGTGACTGTGTAGGGCTACGAGTGAAAACAGTGAGGTTATGCTGGCAGGGTGTCATTATCGTCAAGCTAAAAACACCTTTAGGTTCTGGTTGAAATTTGAGTTATGATTTGAGTTATCAAGAATGGTGTTAGAAAAActgaaattttgtattttttgttttttgggctAATGGGGTTTCTACAAACATTATTATCTCTGCATTTCTATGGAATTCTTTAGTTTTATCATTCCAAAGGAAtgtaatgtattattttataacaaagtTTAATGCTTTCTTAGTAATTGGTAGGAATTTGGTAAATGGGACATTGGAGGTACTGTCAATGATTTTTCTGTTTATTAGTCCTTTTTTCTTGGATTATTATGGTTTGTGTATGAGTTATGTTTGTCAAAACAATTTTTGTAGTAGTTATTATCATAtgtatcttttttctctttgatctCGTTTCAgcttcatttttcttccttaatTATCTATTCATTTCTCCTCACAtctattattttctctctttctttatcatttttatctttcttccttccttccttctacCCAATGCCTCATTTTTGGAGTGTAAGTTGTGTCCATTTTCCTTTCTATAACCATATGCATGTTGTTTCTCATGATATTCCTATGTACAGGTTTTGCAAGAGAGCATATTGGAGCTAAAACTGAGTACGATTTTGGAAGGGTGAGAGTTCACGGTGAAAGATCACTTGGAAACAATAGAAGGGCACGTTTCAATGCATTATATCAAGTTCCAGAATATTGTGACATCAACAAAATTAAGGGGAAGTTTGATGGCAAAACTGTCATCATTACAATTCCAACGATTCCAGGGAAAGTCCCTAAGAAAGAAACACAACCAACTGAACAAGAACCACCCAAAGAACCATCACAAGAAGCAGAATCAAATccagaggaagaaaaagaaggtaCTCCTCCTTCAGATGATAATCAAGAAAGTAAAGAAGAGGCTGGCCATGCGACTTCAACTTCAAACCCACCAAATGCCTCACAAGAAGAGTCTATGGATCAAAAGGGTCAAGAGGGAATTCCCCAAAAAGCTACACTTAACAAAGTTGAAAGTGAAAAACATGTTGGTCAAGAGGCTTCTTCAACTTCAACGCCACCAAAAGACACACAAGAGTCTAAGGCTCAAAAGGGTCAAGAAGGAATTCCCACAAAAGTTGATAGTAAAACACAAGTTGCTCACGAGGCTTCTTCAACTTCAACCCCACCACAAGACACGCAAGAGTCTTGCCTCAAAAGGGTCAAGAAGGAATTCCCTCAAAAGACACCATTACAAAAGTAGATAGTAAAAGTCAAGTTGGTCATGAGGGTTCAACTTCAACCCCATCACAAGACCCACAAGAGTCTATACCTCAAAAGGGTCAAGAAGCAATTCCCCCAAATGCTACACCAACAACAAATGCCAAGCTTCAAGGAGAGGAAAAGTTTGAAGGGGAAATTGATGAAAATGTGGAAAAGCAAAAGGTTCTTGGAAAGGAAGAAACTAAAGACCATTCCGAGAAGCCTTTGGAATCAGGAAAGCCACCTGAGAAGGTTGTGGTGGATGATTCCCCCAAaaaagaaggcaaagaagaaaGTAAAGGGTTGGCCGCATTTGAAGGAGAGAAGCGAAGGGAAATAAATGGGAAAATTAGCAATGATGTTGGAAGAAAGAGTGATAAGAAGGCCAAGCCTGACTCAACAATAAGGGCAACAATTAAGGAAGTGGCTGCTTCTGCTTCTCAAGCTATGACTAGTCTAGCAAAGAAGTTCAATGAAGAAGATAAACAAAGGATAGCATACATGGGTACAGCAGTTCTTGCGGTGGCACTAGGAGTTTATGCTACCTACAAGCTTCGTTCACGTGTACCATAGGCAATTAATGGCACCATATCTATTTCCTTTCACGTGGTTCTTTTCTTACAAAAAAGTTTCCTTTCAGAACAAACATGTTTGCTTCACAAGGTATTTGTTCAGGGCTATTAGTGTATGCAATTTAAACAATATGCTTAGAAATAACATTTGTGGTACTTGCAGTATCAAGGAATTGGGTAACCccataattttacttttttccttGTTATTGATCTTTTCTCCTTGACATCCACATTAAATGAACTCAATGCAGCCTTTGAGTGGAAATATAGTAAATAAAGGTGTCATAAGGGGTggattaaatgaattttaaaattttaatttttcacatttttcttattctttgatTCTCtaggattaaaaaattaattaatcattagtTGATTATTTAATTGATCATAATTGAGTCTCTTAAATTTGAAGACGACACTTAAGGCATAGGCCACACTAAAAAGAGGCGTTTCAGATAAATTATGAACAAACGtgcacaaatatatatatatatatatatatatattttatatatatatataaagttaaaaattaatttcagaaattaatttcaaaactaaataGTAGTACTAGTACATCTACagcagaaaaaatgaaaataaagaaataacatTTCACAATACTCTAAACCGGAACGCCTTCATTTGTACATTAAACAAAGTTTTGGACCATTATTAACAACATACACCCCAAAGCAGTTCAAATTAAGACTACTTAAAATCGACAAATGAAGAACACTTACATCGAATAATCGTAATACAAATAGTGAGATCttagtttaaaaatttatgaacaCATTCAAATAACTTCAAAATCACTACCAACATTTTTAAGTAAACTTTCCATGAGAACGCATAAAAGCTCACATACGACTTGAAAGTCTAAAATTCATAACTTCTAAAGTACAAGTTTTGATCACTACTCAAAATACcaaaagcaaaagcaaaacAATCCAACTCTAGATCATTACTCCAGCAAATCATTCAAGCTCAAATCATAATAATCATCTTCCATATGATCTTCATACCCTTCATTATCCATGGCATCATCTCCATTAAGGTCATCATCATAATTATGAATCTACAAATCATCAACAGGGTAACACTACCATCACCATTAGCTTACTACCATCACCATTAGCTTACTCTCCATCTTGATTGAGGCTTCTTTATTTGGAATATCCAAGTAGTCCATATATATATCTAAACTCTCATGTTAGACGAACATTCATCATTATCCATAACCTAATTATCATTGCATGAAATATCATTTAACATTATAAACAAGTTTTCCCAGGTTGCTTCTTGGCTAATTcatcacaaataaataattcatcatTTCTTCGTACGGACTTAAAATAACAAAAGCAAATATTCAACTGCCAGTAGATAAAAATGAATCTCAAAGGCACTCAAATTATGCTCACACCCAAAGGAACTGCATGcaactttaatattttaatagaaaacattttagagTTCTATATGTCCACCCCCATAAGATTCAAGCCATCTTGATTTAGTTTTGGTGTTCCCTAGAATCGTGCCTATCAAAAAAACTTTTATTCATTAAGTCTTCAAACTAAGAATCAACCTTAGTTACTTTTAAAACACTTACCACCATCCTTTCTGAATAGTCATATAATCAACTTTTCACTTCAAAATCAACTTAAATCTAGGACTAGAGAGTAATTGAGGGTTAAGGTAGTAGGTTACAAGATGCAATGGCCTATGGAATTGTTTGTCTCGTCTTTCAGTAATGATATCCTGTAGAGGCATATATAATGAAGAAATAATATTACTTGTCAAACAAAGACtaccaaaatttaaactaaactgaTAATTTATCCTGTAGACACCATTGAAGGCATTTTGCATATTCTCTTTTGCCCAATCCATTTCCTCATATCACAATTGGCTTCTCATCCGAATCAACCAAACAATACACTTTGCTTAGATAAGCACCCCTCAAACAAatcaacaatgttttttttaaaactgcTTATACATAATCATATTTTCAAAAGACTTCCCATCCTTTGTCTTTGCAAACCTAGATTACCATTGACTTGATGAGAACATTGTAATCAATGCTCCTTTGTTGTCATTGAGAGAGATCCTAAACTTAGGTAAGATGTGGGAAAGCAAGTAATGGCAGGTCCCACCAGATCTTTTCCTTTACTCCATTTTTCCTGCAACTTTGTAGTTTGCTGCATTATCTGTCACAATAAGGGCAACATTTTCTTCATGAATCTCCACAACAATGTAATCTATCATCTTAAAAAGTCTGTCAACTGTTTTTACAAGTGGATACAAGCCAACTAGGCTTGAGCCTAGCCAAGTTCATGATTACAAAACCCGAGTCTGACTTTTTTAATGTTACAGGCCAATTTTTAAGGCCTAGCCTGTTTGAAGGACTAGCCTAACCCAAGTCTACTTACATGGCCTGTTTTATATAAGGCTTATAAAAAGGCCTATGggcctttaaaaaaataatattaatgactatatctttttatgttattatttggaGAAGGGAGGAGATGGAAAATGAGGGAGCTAAAATCCATCCCTTCTAACATTAGGAGGATTTTGAATTGGAAGGGGAGTGAAACTGGTTTGTAATTTTTAGAGTGTACTAAcaaaattattcttgaagttctATTTCCCTTTCTCTTCCCTTCAGTAAttcttattactattattttcccTCTCCTCCCCTAGCTAACCAAACAAGGGGAACCTCACTTCTCCCCTTCAACCAAACCAAAAGAGAGAGccctttctttcctttccctCGTTTGAATCATAGTGTAACAAAAGTAATATGGGCCTCCATCTTTTGTTTATCCACCCATCCATCATTATGgtacatttcattttctttcaatgAGCTCTACATTCTTCAATAGCTTCCATAGTCGTAttcattattctttaaaaatttgACTCTAATATTATGGTAGGATGGTGGCTTAAAGTTAAACTGTATGCTATGTCTTGCAACAAATTCCATCAAACTTGTCAAATTCATCACCTAACCATATTGAATGGCCTGGCATCCTTGTAGAAAAAGGAAGCAATTGCATTCTTCTTCTCTCAAACCCTTCTTAACAATGTTGTTGATGGTGGAATGACTGCTTTCTCCCCTCTTAAAAATATTTCCCCAATGGTGGATTGATTTCTTCCTCCCCTCTTCAAAATGTTTCCACACCTCTCAACCTCTTtattcccttttctttttttcccttaaaaATGGTATTGATTTCCTAATTGATTTCTCTTGCAATAATAAAACAActtcatacatttttttcctCACTTTATCTCTAATAGATTTGCAAGACCCAACATTTTTGTGTTCTGGCCAAATGATGCTTCAATCAATAAACACCACCAATAATTACCGTCTACATTGtttgcatttaattttttgggaATCCCCATCAACTGAGATAACACTTTCCATCCTACATCACTCCTATTTCCAGGAGCATTTTTCTGCATTTAAAAAATCCCACTCTCActcttggcatcatcaaagcgACCAGCAGCACCTGCACCCCCATTAACTCTCACAGCACCACTACTCCCACATGAAAACATTTCAAACCAGCATGatacaacaccaaaacaagtcAAAATAGAGAAGCAAAGGAGAGAACAACTTCACAAGCACTTAACCCAGAagcaaagaagaaagcaaaagcaAAAGAGAAACCAAACAGAagcaatcaaataaaatataccaGAAGCAGTTGAACCAAAAGCAGTCCAACAACCCAATCATATAACGAGGcggaaaattaaagaaaatgaacCTGGTCAAATGGAGAAGATGAACACAGAACAAAAATCTGAACGGTAAATGAGAAGTAGCACAAAGAGGTCAAAATGAGCAGGAAAAAAAGTTTGAGAATTTTGATGATGTGGGGCAAGGGTGGGTCAAATAATggatcttttgtttcttttttatgccAAACTAGAATCAGCCTATTCTAATGATTTTAGGCTCACTATTATGCAATCTGACCAACCACCCCAAAACAAATTCAGCACAGCATAGGATTGTAGGGTGCTTGAAAAATCATAAGATCACGCAATCCTACACAATTTTTAACTAGCTTCACAAACCCTCTTACACCAACTTCCATATCTgtatattaaacaaaatacagGACActgtaaagcaaaacaaatcTACATTAAAGTTTAAACTATACTTTaactaaaacattttttacatgggaccacacaaaatttaaacaataaacacaaatcattgttaaaaaagaaagaaaaaaacaaaatgcagAATGCAACAGTGCATTTATACAAAAGAAGACCACAAAACAAAGCATTGAGCATGCTTCAATAAATACAAAAGCAAAAGGGGTGTGGATTTTGCATTAACCTCAAACAACTCCCCCCCCACTTCAAAACTCCACCCACAACAAGATCCATCAACTCAGAATGGGATTGGAAGTTAGGCCTTTGTATGAGAATGGGGTAAATCAGTTTGGAGGAAATTTTGGGGGAGGGAGAGAGATGTTTATTGTTGGCTTTGTTGTCATTTACATGTGACACTTAACATACCAACAACAAAGTGTGTTGTTCATTGCTCCAAAATATAGCCATCCAATGTTTAGAACAAAAAAAGACAGACATATGATATGCAATATTTGAGGACCTCcacatgcatattttttagttataaacaTGGTGGTAAAGttaataataagattatttaatcgattaaatcaaactaattgagaaatttatttaatattgctAAGCCAAAGTTTCAACAAGTTAACATTGGCCAATTCAGACGTATTCATATGAACTCAAACCTATATGGACAAAACTCTATTATCAATGAGGATGGCCagaaaaatataagttaaagGACACATCAGCTTTCACTAGCCGCCACCAACTTAGAAACATAGGTCAAGGATAGAGAGAAAGGAGGCAAGTTTAAATAAAGCTATGCAAAGGTAAgttttttagaaaagaaaaacaaataaagacaaaaaataaagaaaaaatagtgcTTTTGTAAACAAGAATTTCATAATCTACAATTATTCATCATAAAGCCCACCACCATGAAAACCGTTACCATTATCTTGATCGGCCAAAGATTTGCTCTTAGGTTTTTCCGATTTGCTAGATTTTGAGGGTTTCTTAACTTTTTCTGCTTGTAATTCCAACACCTTCTCTGAAGGTTTCCGCTTTCTTTTCATGCGCCCAGCATCATCTTcatattaatagaaaaataaaatattattattaaatgcaTAAGAGGAGTCAGAAGTTCGTATCAGAAAAATGCATAGACAATACATTGGCAAATCAACCACCCGTTGGGGATAAAAAGGGGGACTTTTAAGTCTAATCTAAATAAAATTGGGGAGACTTTGAAACTTTTTAGAAGCATAATTAGAGACTAAATGAACTCAGATTCTAAAGAACTCAAATACTAAGCAACAAGCATATAATTCAAAGCAAGCATGCCATTACCTTCAAGAGGACTTGATGCATGATTCATCATATGTCCATTTGGTCCAGCTTCTTCTGAAAGAGGGGATCCAGTGTTATTGCTGTCCAACAACTTTGAAGAACTTTCTACACATTTCTCTTGCTGCTCAGGAACATCACGACTAGGGGTTGATGGCAAGTAACATAACTCTTCTTGAGACATATCAGAATCACTGAAAGTGGCATCTTTCTCCACGGTTACAATGTCAACTTCCTCATCTTCATCAACATCGGGTCCTTTAACCTGCAAGCATATAACATCAAAAAAGAATgggcaaaaagaaagaatgatGTCCATGACCAATCGAATAAAAAACCTTTTACCTTCTCAGTCTCAGGAATCAGATCAAATTCATCTTCACGCTCTACGTATTCCTCATTTTCCTCAAGCTCCTTGAAATCAGGAGCAAATGCACTCCAGTTCTCAGTATAATCTTTTGCCCATATATAAACTAAACCATTCAGCGAAACAGATACAACAATAGGATGCACAGGATGCCATGCTAAATCTATCAGAGCTTCCTTAGGTCCTTCAAGGATTTTCACAAGATGTCCAGCTCTATCCCATATGTAAATCTTGTGCTCACCTTTGCTAGCAGAACCACCAACTACCCACTCACCATCACCACTGAAACAAGGTGCTTTCCAGTGTACCTTTGTGATGGAATCTTGAAATTCCCGGAATAAAGTTAAACATTTTGATCCAACAGCCTTTAAATTCTCAATATTATTTAGATCGTTGTGGTTCCCACTCAGGTCATCAAGGGCTCTGACTTCATCTTTCAGAGGCAGAAGGTTTTCATAGATTCGTATTATTCGATCATTTGAATTCGTGAGCAGATACTGCCCATTCCTGCTGAACACAATGTTCTTTATAACAGAACCACCAGAGATTGGAACTACAGCATGCACGTCACCATTTTTGTAATCAATGACAAGAATTTCCCCTTTTGAGTTTCCCACATAAACCAGAGTCCCATACTTATTAAAACAAGCAGCAGTTGGTGTGAAGGAGGTAATTCCATCAGAACATTTATTACGTGAAGGAGGGGTTGGTCCATTGCATGTCTCTGAGACAGAAACTTTAAGTAAAGTTGTGTCTCCTGTATTCAGGTCAACAATCATTGGAGCACATGAAAGAGGACATGCTAAGCAGAGAGACGGGGTCGAGGATCCTGGATGAAGACGAGCTTGTAGAGGGGTTTGTTGCAGAACTATCCGCGTTATTTTCTTACCACTCATAACATCCCACAATATCAATGATTTATCAGCAGCAGATACAAGAATTCGATGACCATACTTTGACCAGCAAATGCTGGTTATGGGAGAAGAACATTCATCATCATGCAGAATTTTAGCAATGCCTCGGGTTTCAAAATCCCAAATAACACAACTTCCATCATTGCATCCAGCTGGTGGCTCAATTGAGCAAATCAAgatcaaaagtgagaaaattgatattgaaaataactccaataaatatttaatagtagTTCAACACTTGCTATAATATTTACTCCACCCACATTTGAACAAATAGCACACAAACCCATTATTGCCTCACAAACTTATTCCAGTATAATGGCAAAGTAAACATCAACTACATCATACACACATGTTTATCCAATGCATTGAGCATCAATTGCATCATTACTACGTTAGGGAAAAATGTATGCATACCCTTTAATATTTCTTCATCACCAAGCCAAggcatgaaaaaattaaaaacaggaCTCCGGCCTTGATGCTAGAATCCCAAAGTTCCACATAAATCCCACAAGAAAAAGTGTCCAAAAAAACACCCTATACATACAATCTGAGTAAAAATAACGTCCTTTTCTTATCTGGGTCATCAGGGAAAAAGGGAATTACTCACTAAAGTTCGCTACTTTAACCTTGAAATCgacattaaaaacataaaactcAGTTTTTTACCCACAACCCATTTTCCAAAACCAAATTATTAGCATAAACACAGGctaccaaaaatcaaaagataaaaactTTGTACGAAAATGCATCAAAGGAGAATACCCAGAAAGGACAGAGCAGCAGTTGAATATGAAAATaagagagacagagagaaagGGGTTACCAGCAAGAAGGGTGCCACGGCGATTGAAGGCAATGCATTTCATACAGCCATGTTCCAAATACTCCTCTATCACTTCTGGGAAATCGCCCTGCAACGGATCTTCAATATGGTGCACAATACAACGTcagcaaaacaaaaaacaaggaAGATGAGTGAAGTgtagataaaagaaaagggtgtgagaaaaaagaaaacgaaCCAATGATGGAGGCGTTCATGGTTTGTTGTTGCTGGAGAGAGGGTCAAGGTGCACAACACAAGTGTagcagagaaaaaagagaagagaaggtGCACAACATAAGTTTATTcatttaaggatttttttttcaaattaattatcaaaaaataataaaaagttatttaatatgTGATTGGTTATCAATTCATATGGATAACAAAAAGTGTGTCCTTGTTTTTAAGGTTTTAAATTCTCATTTGCCttcattttttggttaaaaaaattagaggaaGACACAAAAGTaaggtatttgttgattttgGAAATCCAAGTCTAAATGATTCCTTATGAAACATGTTCAAAATATTACTTTTCCAATAAATAACCAATTTAGCtactaaatttatatttcttatcattttagtctctaaatcGGATAAAAACTCAGAtaaatttttggtttatttttaaatttcatctaAGTCCCTAAAATTAATCTTCATTTCTCATTTTAGTCTCACAACTTTTATTATTAACACTCAAGTCCCTAGAGTTGGACCAAGATGAGAAAACTAGTTAATTTTAGGAACTTGAACAAAATGATGAAGGGacttatttgagttttttttaatttcaagatgGCAACGAAATATAAATCCAaagattaaattgattatttactATATTTTGAAATGTGTTAAAGCTGGTTTGCAATGATACAAATAGGTTCACAAACATGTTTTCAGTAGTTTAGACTATAATTTTTTGTCGGCCAACTCCACCACATTATTTTTGTCACCATAATATAATAGTTTACCTTGTAACAAAAACTATCCCAAACCAGAAAATAACttctctttacatttttcaataaTTAGTTTGGGAAAATGCCTTAAACCTTCTTCCATTACTTCTTTCTGCATtgtttcaaaaaccaaattaaaCATAAGGTGCTTAGGAAAAGCATTTTACCCCTGATGAAACATATCGATACataaagagagacaaaataGCTTGATCACACGATTATATGCTCTAGTCTTGCATACAAAAATCTACATAAACACAAACCAATGAAGATAAGTTTTTTTCAGCCCAAAGCAATTAAACTTAAGGTCATATCAAGGTATACTTGCTAATGAGCGTGGTTGGAAACACGTCTTGGATCCACGTTCAAGCAGCAAAACCACGTCAAAATGATGCAGAAGTTACATTTACTTGCTTCTATATGGATGGAACATGAATCTAATTCAAACACGCACTTAGTctacataaaaaacaaatcatcAAACTGCCTGCACCCCATTGTAAGACAAGTTCTGGCTACTAGTTTgaggaaacaaaataaaaatagacaaatcATTCACTTCCACCTGCAGGACCCACAAGAACCCCTTGAGCAGACCCTTCCTTCCTACCAGATTCATCCTTCACCTCAGCATCAGCCTTCCTTATCCTGATTTTATATTTAGCCTCAAACTCAgaaatttcctttttcttcttttccaatGCCTCGTTAAGCCTTGCCACAACCTCTTCGAGTCCTTCTTTATTTCGCTGCACAGCAGGCAAG comes from the Glycine soja cultivar W05 chromosome 6, ASM419377v2, whole genome shotgun sequence genome and includes:
- the LOC114416389 gene encoding inactive protein RESTRICTED TEV MOVEMENT 2-like; its protein translation is MQLHQNRKSFFNMLKGFAREHIGAKTEYDFGRVRVHGERSLGNNRRARFNALYQVPEYCDINKIKGKFDGKTVIITIPTIPGKVPKKETQPTEQEPPKEPSQEAESNPEEEKEGTPPSDDNQESKEEAGHATSTSNPPNASQEESMDQKGQEGIPQKATLNKVESEKHVGQEASSTSTPPKDTQESKAQKGQEGIPTKVDSKTQVAHEASSTSTPPQDTQESCLKRGQEAIPPNATPTTNAKLQGEEKFEGEIDENVEKQKVLGKEETKDHSEKPLESGKPPEKVVVDDSPKKEGKEESKGLAAFEGEKRREINGKISNDVGRKSDKKAKPDSTIRATIKEVAASASQAMTSLAKKFNEEDKQRIAYMGTAVLAVALGVYATYKLRSRVP
- the LOC114417396 gene encoding protein RBL-like isoform X3 — its product is MNASIIDPLQGDFPEVIEEYLEHGCMKCIAFNRRGTLLAAGCNDGSCVIWDFETRGIAKILHDDECSSPITSICWSKYGHRILVSAADKSLILWDVMSGKKITRIVLQQTPLQARLHPGSSTPSLCLACPLSCAPMIVDLNTGDTTLLKVSVSETCNGPTPPSRNKCSDGITSFTPTAACFNKYGTLVYVGNSKGEILVIDYKNGDVHAVVPISGGSVIKNIVFSRNGQYLLTNSNDRIIRIYENLLPLKDEVRALDDLSGNHNDLNNIENLKAVGSKCLTLFREFQDSITKVHWKAPCFSGDGEWVVGGSASKGEHKIYIWDRAGHLVKILEGPKEALIDLAWHPVHPIVVSVSLNGLVYIWAKDYTENWSAFAPDFKELEENEEYVEREDEFDLIPETEKVKGPDVDEDEEVDIVTVEKDATFSDSDMSQEELCYLPSTPSRDVPEQQEKCVESSSKLLDSNNTGSPLSEEAGPNGHMMNHASSPLEDDAGRMKRKRKPSEKVLELQAEKVKKPSKSSKSEKPKSKSLADQDNDS
- the LOC114417396 gene encoding protein RBL-like isoform X2 produces the protein MNASIIDPLQGDFPEVIEEYLEHGCMKCIAFNRRGTLLAAGCNDGSCVIWDFETRGIAKILHDDECSSPITSICWSKYGHRILVSAADKSLILWDVMSGKKITRIVLQQTPLQARLHPGSSTPSLCLACPLSCAPMIVDLNTGDTTLLKVSVSETCNGPTPPSRNKCSDGITSFTPTAACFNKYGTLVYVGNSKGEILVIDYKNGDVHAVVPISGGSVIKNIVFSRNGQYLLTNSNDRIIRIYENLLPLKDEVRALDDLSGNHNDLNNIENLKAVGSKCLTLFREFQDSITKVHWKAPCFSGDGEWVVGGSASKGEHKIYIWDRAGHLVKILEGPKEALIDLAWHPVHPIVVSVSLNGLVYIWAKDYTENWSAFAPDFKELEENEEYVEREDEFDLIPETEKVKGPDVDEDEEVDIVTVEKDATFSDSDMSQEELCYLPSTPSRDVPEQQEKCVESSSKLLDSNNTGSPLSEEAGPNGHMMNHASSPLEDDAGRMKRKRKPSEKVLELQAEKVKKPSKSSKSEKPKSKSLADQDNGYG
- the LOC114417396 gene encoding protein RBL-like isoform X1, with product MNASIIDPLQGDFPEVIEEYLEHGCMKCIAFNRRGTLLAAGCNDGSCVIWDFETRGIAKILHDDECSSPITSICWSKYGHRILVSAADKSLILWDVMSGKKITRIVLQQTPLQARLHPGSSTPSLCLACPLSCAPMIVDLNTGDTTLLKVSVSETCNGPTPPSRNKCSDGITSFTPTAACFNKYGTLVYVGNSKGEILVIDYKNGDVHAVVPISGGSVIKNIVFSRNGQYLLTNSNDRIIRIYENLLPLKDEVRALDDLSGNHNDLNNIENLKAVGSKCLTLFREFQDSITKVHWKAPCFSGDGEWVVGGSASKGEHKIYIWDRAGHLVKILEGPKEALIDLAWHPVHPIVVSVSLNGLVYIWAKDYTENWSAFAPDFKELEENEEYVEREDEFDLIPETEKVKGPDVDEDEEVDIVTVEKDATFSDSDMSQEELCYLPSTPSRDVPEQQEKCVESSSKLLDSNNTGSPLSEEAGPNGHMMNHASSPLEDDAGRMKRKRKPSEKVLELQAEKVKKPSKSSKSEKPKSKSLADQDNGNGFHGGGLYDE